The Kitasatospora sp. NBC_00374 genome has a segment encoding these proteins:
- a CDS encoding TetR/AcrR family transcriptional regulator C-terminal domain-containing protein, translated as MVDDGADASPQPGLTREAIAQAALRVLEREGIDGLSMRKVGAELGVKAASLYWHVRNKEQLLDLLTDALMADAEPPPREGPWRDQLRAYSELHRQHLLGKRDAAKVTAGRLAPGPHILRLMEDQLGRLREAGFADADAALINHMLGVYVQGFVLQEQTPLSASEAMGAGRREAATAVGAQFRRLPEAAFPNLVALAGDLTAPTMDDRFAFGLERLLDGMAALLPEPGTVAAPPPGTTGNDRETTDRE; from the coding sequence ATGGTGGACGACGGTGCGGACGCGAGCCCGCAGCCGGGCCTGACCAGGGAGGCGATCGCGCAGGCCGCCCTGCGGGTACTGGAGCGCGAAGGGATCGACGGACTGTCGATGCGCAAGGTCGGCGCCGAGCTCGGCGTGAAGGCCGCCTCGCTGTACTGGCACGTCCGCAACAAGGAACAGCTGCTGGACCTGCTCACCGACGCGCTGATGGCCGACGCCGAACCCCCGCCCCGCGAGGGCCCCTGGCGCGACCAGCTGCGCGCCTACAGCGAACTCCACCGGCAGCACCTGCTGGGCAAGCGGGACGCGGCCAAGGTCACCGCCGGCCGACTGGCCCCCGGCCCGCACATCCTGCGCCTGATGGAGGACCAGCTCGGCCGGCTCCGCGAGGCCGGCTTCGCCGACGCCGACGCCGCGCTGATCAACCACATGCTCGGCGTCTACGTGCAGGGCTTCGTGCTCCAGGAGCAGACTCCCCTCTCGGCCTCCGAGGCCATGGGGGCCGGGCGGCGCGAGGCCGCCACCGCGGTGGGGGCCCAGTTCCGCCGACTGCCCGAGGCGGCCTTCCCCAACCTCGTCGCCCTCGCCGGCGACCTCACCGCACCGACCATGGACGACCGGTTCGCGTTCGGCCTCGAACGCCTCCTCGACGGCATGGCCGCACTGCTGCCCGAGCCCGGCACCGTCGCCGCACCCCCACCGGGAACGACCGGGAACGACAGGGAGACCACCGACCGTGAGTGA
- a CDS encoding glycosyl hydrolase family 18 protein, which translates to MRLYRSIQALLTTCATVAASASLLVVGGGTAHAATPLPQHVFAPYFEAWTGADPATLAAQSGAKHLTMAFLQTAAKGSCTPYWNGDTGMPVSSTVFGSEITTIRADGGDVIPSFGGYTADNTGTELADSCTDVNAIAAAFEKVITTYEISRIDLDIEDNSLTNTAGIDRRNKAIKLVQDWAAANGRSIQFSYTLPTTTGGLAASGLAVLKNAVQNNARIDVVNQMTFDYYDNAAHTMGEDTKTATTGLYNQLAKLYPAKSPAQLWGSIGIIEMLGIDDFGPAETFTLADATNVYNWATEKGINTLSFWALQRDNGGCPGTAGSDSCSGINQNTWDFSRIFAPFTRGGQSTNDFSVALAPANGAVNPGGSATATVNTAVTAGSAQTVNLAVTGAPAGVTASLSASSVTAGTAAGLTITTTAAAAPGSYPLTVTGTAPSGSRTATYTLTVNGSGGSGLVNGGLESGSLSPWTCQSGGAVVSTPVHAGSRSLQAAATAGQTGECGQSVTLAPDTRYTLSAWVQGSYAFLGVSGGATASSWTSSTGWTRLSVPFTTGASGTVTVYLHGWFGQGSVYGDDFTVS; encoded by the coding sequence ATGCGCCTGTACAGATCGATCCAGGCCCTGCTGACCACCTGTGCCACCGTGGCCGCATCGGCGAGCCTGCTGGTCGTCGGCGGCGGCACCGCCCATGCGGCGACCCCGCTGCCGCAGCACGTCTTCGCCCCCTACTTCGAGGCCTGGACGGGCGCCGATCCGGCCACCCTGGCCGCCCAGTCCGGCGCCAAGCACCTGACCATGGCCTTCCTCCAGACCGCCGCCAAGGGATCCTGCACGCCGTACTGGAACGGCGACACCGGGATGCCGGTCTCCTCCACCGTCTTCGGCAGCGAGATCACCACCATCCGGGCCGACGGCGGCGACGTCATCCCGTCCTTCGGCGGCTACACCGCCGACAACACCGGCACCGAACTCGCCGACAGCTGCACCGACGTGAACGCCATCGCCGCGGCCTTCGAGAAGGTGATCACCACCTACGAGATCAGCCGGATCGACCTCGACATCGAGGACAACTCACTGACCAACACGGCCGGCATCGACCGCCGCAACAAGGCGATCAAGCTGGTACAGGACTGGGCCGCCGCCAACGGCCGCTCCATCCAGTTCTCGTACACGCTGCCGACCACCACCGGCGGGCTCGCCGCCAGCGGACTCGCGGTGCTCAAGAACGCGGTGCAGAACAACGCGCGGATCGACGTCGTCAACCAGATGACCTTCGACTACTACGACAACGCCGCCCACACCATGGGCGAGGACACCAAGACCGCGACCACCGGGCTCTACAACCAGCTCGCCAAGCTCTACCCGGCCAAGTCGCCCGCGCAGCTGTGGGGTTCGATCGGCATCATCGAGATGCTGGGCATCGACGACTTCGGCCCGGCCGAGACCTTCACCCTGGCCGACGCCACCAACGTCTACAACTGGGCCACCGAGAAGGGCATCAACACGCTGTCCTTCTGGGCGCTGCAGCGCGACAACGGCGGCTGCCCCGGCACCGCCGGCTCCGACAGCTGCTCCGGGATCAACCAGAACACCTGGGACTTCTCGCGGATCTTCGCGCCGTTCACCCGCGGCGGCCAGAGCACCAACGACTTCTCGGTCGCTCTGGCGCCCGCCAACGGCGCCGTGAACCCGGGCGGTTCGGCCACCGCGACGGTCAACACCGCCGTCACCGCGGGCTCCGCGCAGACCGTCAACCTCGCCGTCACCGGCGCACCCGCCGGCGTCACCGCCAGCCTGAGCGCCTCCTCCGTCACCGCCGGCACCGCCGCCGGCCTGACCATCACCACCACCGCCGCGGCCGCCCCCGGCAGCTACCCGCTCACCGTCACCGGCACCGCCCCCTCCGGCAGCCGCACCGCCACCTACACCCTGACCGTCAACGGGTCCGGCGGGAGCGGGCTGGTCAACGGGGGCCTGGAGAGCGGCAGTCTGAGCCCCTGGACGTGCCAGAGCGGCGGCGCCGTGGTCTCCACGCCGGTGCACGCCGGGAGCAGGTCCCTCCAGGCGGCGGCCACCGCGGGTCAGACCGGCGAGTGCGGCCAGAGCGTGACCCTCGCGCCCGACACCAGGTACACCCTGAGCGCGTGGGTGCAGGGCAGCTACGCCTTCCTGGGTGTCAGCGGCGGTGCCACGGCGAGCAGCTGGACGTCCAGCACGGGCTGGACCAGGCTGAGCGTGCCGTTCACCACCGGGGCCTCCGGCACCGTCACCGTCTACCTGCACGGCTGGTTCGGGCAGGGCAGCGTGTACGGGGACGACTTCACCGTCTCCTGA
- a CDS encoding acyl-CoA dehydrogenase family protein: protein MATTPDRLDPADLLAVGELLTDEERLIRDTVRKFTEERIRPEIGDWFERGVFPVRELAPELGRLGVLGMHLDGYGCTGSTATEYGVACMELEAADSGLRSFVSVQGSLAMRSIHAFGSEEQKQQWLPELAAGRAIGCFGLTEPDFGSDPANMRTRARRKGQDWVLSGSKMWITNGSVSDVAVVWAQTEDGVRGFLVPRGAAGFTANDVHGKLSLRASVTSELVLDEVLLPADAMLPGVRGLRGPLSSLNEARYGILWGTVGAARDCYTAALDYARTRIQFDRPIAGFQLTQQKLVDMMLEVEKAYLVAVRIGRLKDEGRSLPAHVSFGKLNNVRTALEIARSARTILGANGVTTAYSPLRHANNLESVLTYEGTSEIHTLVLGEAITGEAAYR, encoded by the coding sequence ATGGCCACCACCCCCGACCGCCTCGACCCGGCCGACCTGCTCGCCGTCGGGGAGCTGCTCACCGACGAGGAGCGGCTGATCCGCGACACCGTGCGGAAGTTCACCGAGGAGCGGATCCGCCCGGAGATCGGCGACTGGTTCGAGCGCGGTGTGTTCCCGGTGCGCGAGCTCGCCCCCGAACTCGGCCGGCTCGGCGTGCTCGGGATGCACCTGGACGGCTACGGCTGCACCGGCTCCACCGCGACCGAGTACGGCGTCGCCTGTATGGAGCTGGAGGCCGCCGACTCCGGGCTGCGCAGCTTCGTCTCCGTCCAGGGCTCGCTCGCGATGCGCTCCATCCACGCGTTCGGCTCCGAGGAGCAGAAGCAGCAGTGGCTGCCCGAGCTGGCCGCCGGCCGCGCGATCGGCTGCTTCGGCCTCACCGAACCGGACTTCGGCTCCGACCCGGCCAACATGCGCACCCGCGCCCGCCGCAAGGGCCAGGACTGGGTGCTCTCCGGCTCCAAGATGTGGATCACCAACGGCTCGGTCTCGGACGTCGCGGTCGTCTGGGCGCAGACCGAGGACGGTGTGCGCGGCTTCCTCGTCCCGCGGGGCGCCGCCGGCTTCACCGCCAACGACGTGCACGGCAAGCTCTCGCTGCGCGCCTCGGTCACCAGCGAGCTGGTCCTCGACGAGGTGCTGCTGCCCGCCGACGCGATGCTGCCCGGCGTGCGCGGCCTGCGCGGCCCGCTCTCCTCGCTCAACGAGGCCCGGTACGGGATCCTCTGGGGCACCGTCGGCGCGGCCCGCGACTGCTACACCGCGGCGCTCGACTACGCGAGGACCCGGATCCAGTTCGACCGGCCGATCGCCGGCTTCCAGCTGACCCAGCAGAAGCTGGTCGACATGATGCTGGAGGTGGAGAAGGCCTACCTGGTCGCCGTCCGGATCGGCCGGCTCAAGGACGAGGGCCGCAGCCTGCCCGCCCACGTCAGCTTCGGCAAGCTGAACAACGTCCGCACCGCGCTGGAGATCGCCCGCTCCGCCCGGACGATCCTCGGCGCCAACGGCGTCACCACCGCGTACTCGCCCCTGCGGCACGCCAACAACCTGGAGTCGGTGCTCACCTATGAGGGCACCTCGGAGATCCACACGCTGGTGCTCGGCGAGGCGATCACCGGTGAGGCCGCCTACCGCTGA
- a CDS encoding ABC transporter permease gives MNWFSWLSTFFTAPDHRSGPDAIAHRIAEHLVISGEALLLAAVLAIPVGLLIGYTGRGTFVVTALTGVARALPTLGLVTLAVLLAGVDDLAVLVPLVALAAPPLLVATAEGIAGTDPEVRDAARGIGLTHRQVLFGVCVPAALPTALAGLRTAAVQVIATATVAAYVGLGGLGRYVIDGLATRDFPTTLGGALLVVLLAVATQLVFALLIRLTLPPGARVRRSATTPKEAL, from the coding sequence ATGAACTGGTTCAGCTGGCTCAGCACCTTCTTCACCGCCCCGGACCACCGCAGCGGCCCCGACGCGATCGCCCACCGGATCGCCGAACACCTGGTGATCTCCGGCGAGGCCCTGCTGCTCGCGGCGGTGCTCGCGATCCCGGTCGGCCTGCTGATCGGCTACACCGGCCGCGGCACCTTCGTGGTCACCGCACTCACCGGCGTCGCCCGGGCGCTGCCCACCCTGGGCCTGGTGACCCTGGCGGTGCTGCTGGCCGGGGTCGACGACCTCGCCGTACTGGTGCCGCTGGTCGCGCTGGCCGCGCCACCGCTGCTGGTGGCCACCGCCGAGGGCATCGCGGGCACCGACCCGGAGGTCCGCGACGCCGCCCGCGGGATCGGCCTGACCCACCGCCAGGTGCTGTTCGGCGTGTGTGTCCCGGCGGCGCTGCCGACGGCGCTGGCGGGCCTGCGCACCGCGGCCGTCCAGGTCATCGCGACCGCCACGGTGGCCGCCTACGTCGGCCTCGGCGGGCTCGGCCGGTATGTCATCGACGGGCTGGCCACCCGCGACTTCCCGACCACGCTCGGCGGCGCCCTGCTGGTGGTGCTGCTGGCCGTGGCCACCCAGCTGGTGTTCGCCCTCCTGATCCGTCTCACCCTGCCGCCCGGCGCCCGCGTCCGGCGGTCCGCCACCACTCCCAAGGAAGCACTATGA
- a CDS encoding MFS transporter has translation MEELTPRRKRLVLATLCATMFMAMLDNVVVNNALPRIGRQLHAGVDGLQWIVEGYSLVYAALLLTGGTLGDRYGRKRIFLTGLALFTAGSAAAGLSWSTGPLIAARMLQGLGAALLTPGSLSVLRHVFTDERERARAVGLWSGVSALGLAVGPVVGGPIVEAFGWSGVFWINVPVGAAGLLLAARALPEFAGRARRLDLAGQALSALGLGALVYALVEGPTHGWTERGVPACAAAAALLLPLFALVELRTADPMLDLRFFRDPALTAAALSGFMVSFGIFGTSFFLPLLMQDVMGWAPSDAGLAGLPMTAMIVVAAPLSGALTARRGPRPPLVTGLALCAASLAGLSAYGEQARYPQYLWVLLAMGLGMGMTFTPVSITVMQRVDPARAGMASATVNTLRELGGVVGVAVLGAVLTSRLAGVPTGSPDLLGVPPEQRHPVPGPAAGALAAGPGDTLPQALRDAADAAFVDGLHLALRCGAAALAVAAVLVAVLLRRAPAAPSPAAGRPVPAAEPVGR, from the coding sequence ATGGAGGAGTTGACCCCCCGGCGCAAGAGGCTGGTACTCGCCACCCTGTGCGCCACCATGTTCATGGCAATGCTCGACAACGTCGTCGTCAACAACGCGCTGCCCCGGATCGGGCGGCAACTGCACGCCGGCGTCGACGGGCTGCAGTGGATCGTCGAGGGCTACAGCCTGGTCTACGCCGCCCTGCTGCTGACCGGCGGCACGCTCGGCGACCGGTACGGGCGCAAACGGATCTTCCTGACCGGCCTGGCGCTGTTCACCGCCGGATCCGCGGCGGCCGGGCTGTCCTGGTCGACCGGCCCGCTGATCGCCGCCCGGATGCTCCAGGGCCTGGGAGCCGCACTGCTCACCCCGGGCAGCCTGTCGGTCCTGCGGCACGTCTTCACCGACGAGCGGGAGCGGGCCCGGGCCGTCGGCCTCTGGTCCGGGGTCTCCGCGCTCGGCCTCGCGGTCGGCCCGGTCGTGGGCGGTCCGATCGTGGAGGCGTTCGGCTGGTCCGGGGTGTTCTGGATCAACGTCCCGGTCGGCGCCGCGGGACTGCTGCTGGCCGCCCGGGCACTCCCCGAGTTCGCCGGCCGGGCCCGGCGGTTGGACCTCGCGGGGCAGGCACTGTCCGCCCTCGGCCTCGGCGCCCTGGTCTACGCCCTGGTCGAGGGACCGACCCACGGCTGGACCGAGCGCGGTGTCCCGGCCTGCGCCGCCGCCGCGGCCCTGCTGCTGCCGCTCTTCGCCCTGGTCGAACTGCGCACCGCCGACCCCATGCTCGACCTGCGATTCTTCCGGGATCCCGCGCTCACCGCAGCAGCCCTGAGCGGCTTCATGGTGAGCTTCGGGATCTTCGGCACCTCCTTCTTCCTGCCCCTGCTGATGCAGGACGTGATGGGCTGGGCCCCCTCGGACGCCGGGCTCGCCGGGCTGCCGATGACCGCGATGATCGTCGTCGCCGCGCCGCTCTCGGGCGCGCTCACCGCCCGCCGCGGACCGCGTCCGCCCCTGGTGACCGGCCTGGCGCTGTGCGCCGCCTCGCTCGCGGGCCTGTCGGCCTACGGCGAACAGGCCCGCTACCCGCAGTACCTCTGGGTCCTGCTGGCCATGGGGCTGGGCATGGGGATGACCTTCACCCCGGTGTCGATCACGGTCATGCAGCGCGTCGACCCGGCCCGGGCCGGCATGGCCTCCGCGACCGTCAACACCCTGCGCGAACTCGGCGGGGTCGTCGGGGTGGCGGTCCTCGGGGCCGTCCTCACCAGCCGTCTGGCCGGCGTCCCGACCGGCTCGCCGGACCTCCTCGGCGTCCCGCCGGAGCAGCGGCACCCGGTGCCCGGGCCAGCCGCCGGAGCCCTCGCCGCCGGTCCCGGCGACACGCTGCCCCAGGCCCTGCGCGACGCGGCGGACGCCGCCTTCGTCGACGGCCTCCACCTCGCGCTGCGCTGCGGCGCCGCTGCCCTGGCCGTCGCCGCCGTGCTGGTGGCCGTCCTGCTCCGGCGCGCCCCGGCCGCCCCCTCCCCGGCGGCCGGCCGGCCGGTTCCCGCGGCGGAACCGGTCGGCCGGTAG
- a CDS encoding ABC transporter substrate-binding protein → MTSRLVRTLTAAAIVLGAAACSSSGGSDPLAAPGSGGAASGTGGRTVVVGSANFPENVLLASIYSQALKAKGVKVEEKFNIGSREVLYGQLQSGSLTVLPEYNGALLGYLDPKATATGTQDVNAALQQKLPAELAVLDSAAAEDKDSLTVTQETADKFQLKSIADLGAKAGEFTLGGPPEFRSRREQQFKDVYGLTFKEWKPTADTTANALKDGGIQVGNVFTTDPRIVQFKLVSLADPKNAFSSQNVTPLVNKAGVDATATAALNAVSAKLDTAGLTALMTKVAVDKEDPQKVAKDWLKANNLG, encoded by the coding sequence ATGACGTCCCGTCTGGTCAGAACCCTCACCGCCGCCGCGATCGTGCTGGGCGCGGCCGCCTGCAGCTCCTCGGGCGGCAGTGACCCGCTGGCGGCGCCCGGCAGCGGCGGCGCCGCCTCGGGGACCGGAGGCAGGACCGTGGTGGTCGGCTCGGCCAACTTCCCGGAGAACGTGCTGCTCGCCTCGATCTACTCGCAGGCCCTCAAGGCCAAGGGCGTGAAGGTCGAGGAGAAGTTCAACATCGGCAGCCGCGAGGTGCTGTACGGGCAGCTGCAGAGCGGCAGCTTGACGGTGCTGCCGGAGTACAACGGCGCCCTGCTCGGCTACCTGGACCCGAAGGCGACCGCCACCGGCACCCAGGACGTCAACGCCGCGCTGCAGCAGAAGCTGCCCGCCGAGCTGGCGGTACTGGACTCGGCGGCGGCCGAGGACAAGGACTCGCTCACCGTCACCCAGGAGACCGCGGACAAGTTCCAGCTCAAGAGCATCGCGGACCTCGGCGCCAAGGCGGGCGAGTTCACCCTCGGCGGCCCGCCGGAGTTCAGGTCGCGCCGCGAGCAGCAGTTCAAGGACGTCTACGGGCTGACCTTCAAGGAGTGGAAGCCGACCGCCGACACCACCGCCAACGCCCTCAAGGACGGCGGCATCCAGGTCGGCAACGTGTTCACCACCGACCCGCGGATCGTCCAGTTCAAGCTGGTCTCGCTGGCCGACCCGAAGAACGCCTTCAGCTCCCAGAACGTCACGCCGCTGGTCAACAAGGCCGGTGTGGACGCGACCGCGACCGCCGCGCTGAACGCCGTCTCCGCCAAGCTGGACACCGCCGGGCTGACCGCCCTGATGACCAAGGTCGCGGTGGACAAGGAGGACCCGCAGAAGGTCGCCAAGGACTGGCTGAAGGCCAACAACCTCGGCTGA
- a CDS encoding DUF6204 family protein, with product MSDRTYRVIVRGVFADLDEARRADLLATADRHDILDAAFTDEGTLVYDRALRTFSFRCVVRQPGDGDERTAVGHACDRAAATLAGRGVGHGPLRGSATSLDDMKIRRPRR from the coding sequence GTGAGTGACCGCACCTACCGCGTCATCGTCCGAGGCGTCTTCGCGGACCTGGACGAGGCCCGCCGCGCCGACCTGCTCGCCACCGCCGACCGGCACGACATCCTCGACGCCGCGTTCACCGACGAGGGCACCCTCGTCTACGACCGCGCACTGCGCACCTTCAGCTTCCGGTGCGTGGTCCGGCAGCCCGGCGACGGCGACGAACGGACGGCGGTCGGGCACGCCTGCGACCGGGCGGCCGCCACCCTCGCCGGACGCGGCGTCGGCCACGGCCCGCTGCGCGGCAGCGCCACCAGCCTCGACGACATGAAGATCCGCCGGCCCCGGCGCTGA
- a CDS encoding cholesterol oxidase substrate-binding domain-containing protein has protein sequence MAGWLLNGTLGPESASAAVPLPPALPAGVTPYRAEYRNWSGEIHADQLWTCAPESPEQVVLLADWARANGWRLRAQGHRHTWAPLTVPDGTPAAARVLLLDTTRHLTALTQVDGATVRAQTGADMEALLAHLADRGLGVAACPAPGELTVGGVLAIGGHGTALPPAGAQPVAGHGYGTLSNQVVRFTAVVLDPAAGRYVLRTFERSEADAAAFLVHLGRAFLTEVELRVGQDQRLRCVSRLDIPVAELLAPPGSGGRSLAGLVDASGRVEVIWYAFTELPWVKVWSTAPTRPIPAREVREPYNYPFSDRIPEPVARLAGQIAAGAWGSAPLLGQLQYLVTKIGLTGDLTDLLLSGGVLRDLLSGDALVHLLAGGLRSDLWGPSRTLLQYVRPSTLRVTANGYAVLARRADLQWVAAEFAAFYRALLARYRARGEFPVNGGVEIRVTGLDDPARSGVPGARPPLLSALRPRADRPDWDTAVWLDILSLPGTPGLARFCRELEQFLLRTFDGTRAGLRVEWSKGWAYSEDAAWADDEMLDRTVPASLAEDGGWAEAVAVLDRYDPDRVFSNDFLDRLLR, from the coding sequence ATGGCCGGGTGGCTGCTCAACGGCACCCTCGGGCCGGAGAGCGCGAGCGCCGCCGTCCCGCTGCCGCCCGCGCTGCCGGCCGGGGTGACGCCCTACCGCGCCGAGTACCGGAACTGGTCCGGCGAGATCCACGCCGACCAACTCTGGACCTGCGCACCCGAGTCGCCCGAGCAGGTCGTCCTGCTCGCCGACTGGGCCCGCGCCAACGGCTGGCGGCTGCGCGCCCAGGGCCACCGCCACACCTGGGCCCCGCTCACCGTCCCGGACGGCACCCCGGCCGCCGCCCGGGTGCTGCTGCTGGACACCACCCGCCACCTCACCGCGCTCACCCAGGTCGACGGCGCGACGGTCCGCGCCCAGACCGGCGCCGACATGGAGGCGCTGCTCGCCCACCTCGCCGACCGCGGCCTCGGCGTGGCGGCCTGCCCCGCCCCCGGGGAGCTGACCGTCGGCGGTGTGCTCGCGATCGGCGGCCACGGCACCGCCCTCCCGCCGGCCGGGGCGCAGCCGGTGGCCGGCCACGGCTACGGCACCCTCAGCAACCAGGTGGTCCGGTTCACCGCCGTCGTCCTCGACCCGGCCGCCGGACGGTACGTGCTGCGCACCTTCGAGCGCTCGGAGGCGGACGCCGCCGCCTTCCTGGTCCATCTCGGGCGGGCCTTCCTCACCGAGGTCGAGCTCCGGGTCGGCCAGGACCAGCGGCTGCGCTGCGTCAGCCGCCTCGACATCCCCGTCGCCGAGCTGCTCGCGCCGCCAGGCTCCGGCGGCCGCAGCCTGGCGGGCCTGGTGGACGCCTCCGGCCGGGTGGAGGTGATCTGGTACGCGTTCACCGAGCTGCCCTGGGTCAAGGTGTGGAGCACCGCGCCGACCCGGCCGATCCCCGCCCGCGAGGTGCGCGAGCCGTACAACTACCCGTTCTCCGACCGGATCCCGGAGCCGGTCGCCCGGCTGGCCGGGCAGATCGCCGCCGGCGCCTGGGGTTCGGCGCCGCTGCTCGGGCAGCTCCAGTACCTGGTCACCAAGATCGGACTCACCGGGGACCTCACCGACCTGCTGCTCTCCGGCGGGGTGCTGCGCGACCTGCTGAGCGGCGACGCCCTGGTGCACCTGCTGGCCGGCGGGCTGCGCTCGGACCTGTGGGGACCCTCCCGCACCCTGCTCCAGTACGTCCGCCCGAGCACCCTGCGGGTCACCGCCAACGGGTACGCGGTGCTCGCCCGCCGGGCCGACCTCCAGTGGGTGGCCGCCGAGTTCGCCGCCTTCTACCGTGCGCTGCTGGCGCGGTACCGGGCGCGCGGCGAGTTCCCGGTGAACGGCGGCGTGGAGATCCGGGTCACCGGTCTGGACGACCCGGCCCGCTCCGGCGTTCCCGGCGCCCGCCCGCCGCTGCTCTCGGCCCTGCGCCCGCGCGCCGACCGGCCGGACTGGGACACCGCCGTCTGGCTGGACATCCTCAGTCTCCCCGGCACCCCCGGACTGGCCCGGTTCTGCCGGGAGTTGGAGCAGTTCCTGCTCCGCACCTTCGACGGCACCCGGGCCGGGCTGCGGGTCGAGTGGTCCAAGGGCTGGGCGTACAGCGAGGACGCCGCCTGGGCCGACGACGAGATGCTCGACCGCACCGTCCCGGCCTCGCTGGCCGAGGACGGCGGCTGGGCCGAGGCGGTCGCCGTCCTCGACCGGTACGACCCGGACCGGGTCTTCTCCAACGACTTCCTGGACCGTCTGCTGCGCTGA
- a CDS encoding N-acetyltransferase family protein — MPELPTAPAVPAVPAITRLGAGELLAGAGELGELLTDAVAGGSSVGFLDPLDAGEAAAWWRGLASGVTDGSIALWAARDGATGRLLGTVQLRLSTMPNSRHRAELAKLIVHSAARGRGLGRELLGHAERQAVVLGVGLLLLDTETGSPAERLYDAAGWTRLGTVPRYAADPAGVLRPTTFFHKSLPLPAG; from the coding sequence ATGCCCGAGCTGCCCACCGCGCCGGCCGTTCCCGCCGTTCCCGCCATCACGCGCCTCGGGGCCGGGGAACTGCTGGCCGGTGCCGGGGAGCTCGGCGAGCTGCTGACGGACGCGGTGGCGGGCGGTTCCTCGGTGGGCTTCCTGGACCCGCTGGACGCGGGCGAGGCCGCCGCCTGGTGGCGGGGCCTCGCGAGCGGGGTGACGGACGGTTCGATCGCGCTCTGGGCGGCGCGGGACGGCGCGACCGGCCGCCTGCTGGGCACCGTCCAGCTGCGGCTGAGCACCATGCCGAACAGCCGTCACCGGGCCGAGCTGGCCAAGCTGATCGTGCACAGCGCGGCGCGCGGCCGAGGCCTGGGCCGGGAGCTGCTGGGGCACGCCGAGCGGCAGGCGGTCGTGCTCGGGGTCGGCCTGTTGCTGCTGGACACCGAGACCGGCAGCCCCGCCGAGCGGCTGTACGACGCGGCCGGCTGGACCAGGCTGGGCACCGTGCCGCGGTACGCCGCCGACCCGGCCGGGGTGCTGCGGCCGACCACGTTCTTCCACAAGTCGCTGCCGCTGCCGGCCGGGTGA
- a CDS encoding multidrug effflux MFS transporter: MASPSVDADGDRSTDSGPIPATAAPPSPTTVVVLGGLVALGPLTLDLYMPALPALTTDLHSTVPAAQLTITASMIGLSLGQLLFGPLSDRLGRLRPLTVGLVVYTLATVVCALAPSMPVLIGARLVQGVAGSAGLVISRAIARDRYEGVAMIRFLASLGMISGLAPIFAPVVGGQILRFTPWRGTFAVLSVLGAALTLGMLFVLRETLPPQRRHAGGLAVTFRAIGGLLRERPFVGYVLTSTFAFGALFAYIGGSSVVLQGVYQVSPQTYSLIFATNSVAVVAFTQLNGRVLAGRFSQSVLMQVGLAAVGLAGVALIAFTTVWDVGLAGVWPALFLLMAGQGLILPNSAAGALTMAPHAAGSASAMLGTSTFLCGAVVAPLSSIGGEPSAVALGAVVLTCAVLAGAAYLLLCRPWARPEPVADSPAAA; encoded by the coding sequence ATGGCATCCCCATCCGTCGACGCCGACGGGGACCGCTCGACCGACTCCGGCCCGATACCGGCGACCGCCGCGCCGCCGAGCCCGACCACCGTGGTCGTGCTCGGCGGCCTCGTCGCGCTGGGCCCCCTCACTCTCGACCTCTACATGCCGGCCCTGCCGGCGCTCACCACCGACCTGCACTCCACCGTGCCGGCCGCCCAGCTGACCATCACCGCATCGATGATCGGCCTGTCCCTCGGCCAGCTGCTGTTCGGCCCGCTGAGTGACCGGCTCGGCCGGCTGCGGCCGCTGACGGTCGGCCTGGTGGTCTACACCCTCGCGACCGTGGTCTGCGCCCTCGCCCCGTCGATGCCGGTGCTGATCGGCGCGCGGCTCGTCCAGGGCGTCGCCGGCTCGGCCGGGCTGGTGATCTCCCGGGCGATCGCCCGGGACCGCTACGAGGGCGTCGCGATGATCCGCTTCCTCGCCTCGCTCGGCATGATCTCCGGACTGGCCCCCATCTTCGCCCCGGTCGTCGGCGGCCAGATCCTGCGGTTCACCCCCTGGCGCGGCACCTTCGCCGTGCTCTCGGTGCTCGGCGCGGCGCTCACCCTCGGAATGCTGTTCGTGCTCCGCGAGACGCTGCCCCCGCAGCGGCGGCACGCGGGCGGGCTCGCGGTCACCTTCCGCGCCATCGGCGGCCTGCTGAGGGAGCGGCCCTTCGTCGGGTACGTGCTGACCAGCACCTTCGCCTTCGGGGCGCTCTTCGCCTACATCGGCGGCTCCTCGGTCGTCCTGCAGGGCGTCTACCAGGTCTCCCCGCAGACCTACAGCCTGATCTTCGCCACCAACTCGGTCGCCGTGGTGGCCTTCACGCAGCTCAACGGCCGGGTCCTGGCCGGGCGGTTCAGCCAGTCCGTGCTGATGCAGGTGGGGCTCGCCGCCGTCGGCCTCGCCGGCGTGGCGCTGATCGCCTTCACCACGGTCTGGGACGTCGGGCTGGCGGGCGTGTGGCCCGCGCTGTTCCTGCTGATGGCCGGCCAGGGCCTGATCCTGCCGAACTCCGCCGCCGGAGCGCTCACCATGGCCCCGCACGCGGCCGGCTCGGCCTCCGCCATGCTCGGCACCAGCACCTTCCTGTGCGGCGCCGTGGTCGCCCCGCTGAGCAGCATCGGCGGCGAGCCCTCGGCGGTCGCCCTCGGCGCCGTCGTACTCACCTGCGCCGTCCTCGCCGGGGCCGCCTACCTGCTGCTCTGCCGCCCGTGGGCCCGGCCCGAGCCGGTCGCGGACAGCCCGGCGGCCGCGTAG